The genomic window CCAGGGACGAGCCGCGATCATTGAGATGGAAGCGGCCGCCTGCGACCCGGCGGGCGAGCCCTACTGGACCAGCACGATGAGCGTCTGGGCCGCCGGGGCAGGCGGATACGGAGGCGCACCGCCGCAATCGGCTCCAACGGCACTACCCGATCGCGAACCCGACAGGATGATTCGCCGAACTACTCGGGACGACCAAGCCCTGCTCTACCGGCTGAATGGGGGAATGAACCCAATGCATGTAGACCCGGCAGTCGCACGACAGGCCGGCTTCGAGCGCCCGACCCTACACGGCTTGGCTACCTACGGTGTGACGTGCAAAGCGCTGGCGGACACGATGTTGGACGGCGATCCATCATCGATAGGCAGTCTGTCGGTTCGCTTCGCAGACCACATGCTTCCGGGTCACAGCCTCGATATCGCGGTCTGGGTCGAAGGTCAGGGCCCCGGCAAAGTCGCATAGCTGCATGTCAGGCGGCATGAAGTAGATCGATCGGACGATGCGGGTCGCGGCCGTGATGCCGTAGCGCGGCTGCGATGTTGTCGTGGCCGGCCAACCGCAGGACGCTGACGACGGTGTTGCGGATGGTGGCCATCACCTGCGGACCGGTGCCGGTGCGGACGGCGGAGCGGTCTTCGTCGAAGGTGACGTCCCGGACCCAGTGCAGGCGGTTCTCGATCGCCCAATGCCCGCGAACCCAGCCGGCGACCTGCAGCGGAGCGGCAGAGGTCATCGGGATCGAGGTGACCAGGTAGACGACCTCGACGGATCTACGGCCCTTCCTGGTGACGGTGCGACGCACCTGCAACACCTGGCAGGCGTGTGGAAACCCGAGCCCACCGGCGACCTCGGTGGCCTTGATCGTGCGCTGCTCCCGCCGCCCGTGACCATACCCACCGGTCGACGACGAGACAGGAATCGCGTTCCACGGCAACGACTTCAACAGATCCCGCAGGACCTTCTGGTTGTTCTTGACGGTGAACACGTAATGCCCGCCCCGACCGACGATGTACTCGGCGGTGGCCCGCTGACAGTGCAGGGCATCCGCGGTGACCACCGCGTCGGTGAGGTCGAGTGGGGCGAGGAGGTCGGTGATCAGCGGGATCTCGTTGGTCTTCGCACCGACCTCGACCTGTCCGAGGACCACCCCGCTGCCGTG from Prescottella sp. R16 includes these protein-coding regions:
- a CDS encoding MaoC/PaaZ C-terminal domain-containing protein, with protein sequence MPIDVAAALSAAPTVQTVQWTERDVLLYHLSIGAGSDPLDAAAQRWIYERDLQVFPTFAVVAGKGVSTARTPRTATLPGIDVPPSQLLHAGQQLIVHRSLDRRGPAVVTSRLTDIRDQGRAAIIEMEAAACDPAGEPYWTSTMSVWAAGAGGYGGAPPQSAPTALPDREPDRMIRRTTRDDQALLYRLNGGMNPMHVDPAVARQAGFERPTLHGLATYGVTCKALADTMLDGDPSSIGSLSVRFADHMLPGHSLDIAVWVEGQGPGKVA
- a CDS encoding ISAs1 family transposase — protein: MSDTGILDALDWVPDPRARRGVRHPLTVILSVSLAAVCAGARSFTAIAEWVHDAPADALGKLGVADRVPSESTIRRTLARVDAAVLDQVIGMWAWLRTRVVDGRRVIAVDGKTLRGARDAAGHLTHLLAALDHGSGVVLGQVEVGAKTNEIPLITDLLAPLDLTDAVVTADALHCQRATAEYIVGRGGHYVFTVKNNQKVLRDLLKSLPWNAIPVSSSTGGYGHGRREQRTIKATEVAGGLGFPHACQVLQVRRTVTRKGRRSVEVVYLVTSIPMTSAAPLQVAGWVRGHWAIENRLHWVRDVTFDEDRSAVRTGTGPQVMATIRNTVVSVLRLAGHDNIAAALRHHGRDPHRPIDLLHAA